One Chanodichthys erythropterus isolate Z2021 chromosome 22, ASM2448905v1, whole genome shotgun sequence DNA window includes the following coding sequences:
- the si:dkey-102g19.3 gene encoding uncharacterized protein si:dkey-102g19.3: protein MHLQVSIALLFILLTGGFSLECYECMDQQDCSRKTCYTENCRSTKTLEYFGPYREEADNWQRERDRIPRRIKYKHAACPAKGRREATSSRGCGLQHECKSWSLGTGCWTREYISECCDTYLCNREASGLSHKLNGKRCFTCDEEDCSKTISCWGDEDYCFTAFEPSSHQLAATKGCASKSACDQEPGKILGFHGNITCCEGNLLFHFLFLFPPILSFIVIGPYREEADNRQRERDRIPSRIKYKHAACPGKGITDETISYGCAKPHECKSWSLGTGCWIREHSSKCCNTNLCNRQSSVSFSHIPNGKRCFTCDEEDCSKTISCWGNEEYCFTAFEPSSHQSAATKGCASKSACDQEPGTILGFHGNITCCEGNLCNGAIQSSTYNSAPIVTQSSTCNRVQSVTQRSTSNGAQSVSQSFLFLCRSLLSYFLLH from the exons ATGCATCTTCAAGTCTCCATAGCTCTTCTTTTCATTCTTCTCACTGGAG gATTCTCTCTGGAGTGTTACGAATGCATGGATCAACAAGATTGTTCAAGGAAGACATGTTACACTGAAAATTGCAGAAGTACAAAAACATTAGAATACTTCG GACCCTATAGAGAAGAGGCAGATAACTGGCAACGGGAACGGGACAGGATCCCGAGACGGATTAAGTACAAACACGCTGCATGTCCTGCAAAAG GCAGAAGGGAGGCAACCAGTTCTAGAGGGTGTGGTTTGCAACATGAATGTAAAAGCTGGTCTCTTGGCACAGGCTGCTGGACGAGAGAATATATTTCCGAATGCTGCGACACCTACCTTTGCAATCGAGAAGCTTCAG GTCTCTCTCATAAGCTCAATGGGAAGAGATGTTTCACTTGTGATGAAGAGGACTGCTCAAAAACAATCAGCTGTTGGGGGGATGAAGACTACTGCTTTACTGCATTCG AACCTTCTTCACATCAGTTAGCGGCTACGAAAGGATGTGCATCGAAATCTGCATGTGATCAAGAGCCAGGAAAGATTTTAGGATTTCATGGAAACATCACATGTTGTGAGGGGAACCTGT tgtttcattttttgtttttgttccccCCAATTTTGTCTTTCATTGTGATAGGACCCTATAGAGAAGAGGCAGATAACCGGCAACGGGAACGGGACAGGATCCCGAGCCGGATTAAGTACAAACACGCTGCATGCCCCGGCAAAG GCATAACGGATGAAACCATATCTTATGGGTGTGCTAAGCCACATGAATGTAAAAGCTGGTCTCTTGGCACAGGCTGCTGGATAAGAGAACATAGTTCCAAATGCTGCAACACCAACCTTTGCAATCGACAATCATCAG TTTCGTTCTCTCATATCCCCAATGGGAAGAGATGTTTCACTTGTGATGAAGAGGACTGCTCAAAAACAATCAGTTGTTGGGGGAATGAAGAGTACTGCTTTACTGCATTCG AACCTTCTTCACATCAGTCAGCGGCTACGAAAGGATGTGCATCGAAATCTGCCTGTGATCAAGAGCCAGGAACGATTTTAGGATTTCATGGAAACATCACATGCTGTGAGGGGAACCTGTGTAACGGTGCTATTCAGAGCTCCACATATAACAGTGCTCCGATTGTCACCCAGAGCTCCACATGTAACCGTGTTCAGAGTGTCACCCAGAGATCCACATCTAACGGTGCTCAGAGTGTCTCCCAGAGCTTCCTGTTCCTCTGCCGTTCTCTGCTCTCCTACTTCCTGCTGCACTGA